From the Lathyrus oleraceus cultivar Zhongwan6 chromosome 3, CAAS_Psat_ZW6_1.0, whole genome shotgun sequence genome, the window TCTAGCTAATTTGTTCGTACTATTATGTGAAGACTGTCATTTGACGGTACTCTGTCCGTTATTTCTTCAGGATTACAATTGTGGGTTATTTTGTTTTAATGCAATTTTTCTGAAATTAATCTACTATGTTACTACGAAAGTAGGATAGTGATAACGTTaggtaagatcgaaagccgtctGACACTAAAGATTAAAATTGGTttatttttggttagtaaattCTGCGAAAGAACTTTATTAATTATCTAGGAGGTTTAATATTTCTAGAAGGTGGTTTTAAAACTATTTGTGAAAGCGCGCGCCTATAGGTTAGGACCCGGTCAACTGAGCGGAAGTTGGGGACCCTTTTTATTTAAACTTTccaatcaaaatcacttttcaactggGTAAAGAGTCCAATTCCTTAAAATAGGATTTACTACTTTAACGCAATAAGCGCCGGTCATATGTGATAGTGGACTGTATAAATTAAGGAGTAAAATTAGGTTTTGAATACGAGAAAGCGACAATTCTTGTTTAATTGCTTTTCAAGGTAGAAAATATTGCCCCGCATAGTAATCCTATTTAGAAACAACCAAGAGTGTTGTTAATTGATGTGAATCACGTTCTAGTATTACTTGTCTGAATTTATTAAAGTTTATTATTTCATCTTTTTCCATTCTTAATTTTATTTCCTTTGATAAACACCGTAAAAATTAGAAATGATAAATTTGACTATTGGTCTTTGTGGGATCGttatcttttaaaactacgcgatagacTGTGTACTTGCAGTTAGTTAATCCGATAGACTCATAATCTTGTGAACAATGTCCAATAAATTTTACTTTTGGCGTGCCTTGATCCTCAAATTACTAAGGAGCTTTGATATTTTATATTTAAAGAAGATTATGCTTATTTTTAAAGCAATGGTGAGGGTATTCGCTATGAAGAGCTGGAAGAATGTCAGATGAAAAAGAGAAAGAGGCGCAGGTGGAACATATTAATGTTATTACTATCGAGACAAACCAGTTTCGGGGGAGCTCACAAAGACGAGTGATCAGTTGCCGAAAATGGGGAACGAGATATAGTATTTTTAGGTATACTCATCTATTGGCTGAAAAGGTGCTATTGTTGGCTCTAGAAATAAAGGAGAAAGACACAACCCTTTCGTCTTTCCATATGACACTATCCAAAATTGAGTTTGCTTTAGCTGTGGTGACTCAAGTAGTGCATTCCTCTTGAAAGAGGTTAAATAAGCTAAAAATATATTTGAACAAAGCTCGGGTGGGTTGGAAGAAGGCTCAATATGACTTCTAAGAGACATATCTTGAAAACCCGGATTTATCCAAAGAGTATGCAAAGCTAGTGGAAGACAATTATTCCATTCTATAAGTTTCATTTGAGAATGCACCGAGGCAGGTGAAATTTTTCCATCCTAGAGTGTAAATATCAAAGGAACAAATTCTCTGTAAGCAGGAGATGATGGATGGAAGGAAAATTAGTATTGAGTCAAACTCATAGTTTTTTTTGTTGTCCGGATGCTCTTTCTTGATGTAACACTTATTGTAGACTAAACTTATACTCTCCATTATTGTTTTTATGCTATTTCTCTTTCTATATTTGCTTACCGTTATTTTTACCTGTTATGTGTGTTGCCTTGTGTTCGAGTTCTCTTCATTGGGAATTGGCTGACATCCGAGGTTGTGCTCCAAATTTTTATTAGACACCTCTGGGGACCATGCCAGCTAAGAGTCGGATCCCCTTCCCTGCCCTAGGTTTGAAATTAGTTCAAGGCTAACGTAGAGGGACTCACCATATGCACTCTAGAGTTTCTAACTACCAAGAGGGGAGGGGTGAGCCACAATCACCACTTTGTTTTGTAGTATGTCATCTTTATCTCCACGAGTTTGTTGTGAGGTTTTGATTACTTTAGTCGTACATCTATGGTATTTGTGACAACACACATTAGTCGTGCACATCATTTAAGGTCataaaaaaaattggtgaaatTTTAATTTGTTGCCATGTAAGAGATGTTACATAATAATGCAAAACAAATTTTACACGTGTTGAACAAAGATACTTAACCAAGAGATTGTGACAATACTTGTTGATCTCTTGGCATCTCGATGCATTGTATCATTGTCGTCTTTAGCCTGCCTTTGTAATTATCTTCTGCAATTATCATCTTAGAGCAATTCATGTCATACATGGTGGAAGCACAACCCCTTCTTTTGGTGGTCGATCATAATTTCTCCCAATTGTTTGATAAGAAAAACCGTGTTGATTTCCATTGCATTCTCTTAACCTTTTCCATCTCTGTTGCACTACAATGTTTTGTGTATCCTTCGAGCTCCAGCCAAATCATCATATATTGTTACTGCCTTTGTCATAGAGGTTATGATATTTCTTATTTAGATCGAACAAGCAAATTCTCTTCTTTAGTCATGTATGCTCAAAACAATAGTACAAAAAATAAAACTTAAATTTCACAATTTGCAGAAGTATTTTTTTCAATGTTTTAAAACTCAAACTGATTATTGATCCGATCATGCTATTGGGTCACTGGGTTACTGGTCGGACCAGTGGGTCATTGGTTGGACCAGATgatttttaatgtgattttgttttatttggtaacatgatttttttcaaaatttttgttaATTTATAGtattattatattatttaattaattttctaattttttaaatttattatattattttattgTATGATTAATAATAAATAAGTTTAATGAGAATTGCATTCGAGAAAATTATTGCATATATAGAATATATAACTCTCTTCTCTTTGATAAATTCAACATCAAAGAGATTTATGATGTCATTGATAAAACTACAATCCTTATAATTTTATAAGATTACATATTCGATTCTTAAAATTTTACAAAATTtcaattttataattttaatattatttatttattataaataattaacTAAATATTAATAAAACCGAATTTTAAAATAGGAGTGTCAAAACTTAAGAAAAATGAAAATATATGATCAAAATTATAATTAAGCTAAAAAATAAACATAATCAATTCGCCGATTTAAGAAATACACCCGTTTTTGGTCTTATCACTAAATCGACCCGATCACATCGATTTCACTAAATCAATTGCAATTATAATTCGATGATCTTACCAGACCGCTTTATCCTCCGATTCACGACAGTATGATAGATCGAAACGATACGAGTGTTAAAACattgatttttttaaaatcaaggcacatgcataataataataataataataataataataataataataataataataataataataataataataataacttaTGTCTTAGGAACACTCACTTAGGGGTACAAGTTAAGAATTAAATGAAGAAATATTAtcttaaaaataataataataataatagggTTTTGTTAACTTGTGCCCTTGGGGCATTTCAAGAAATCAAATGCATGCGCTCCAAAAGAATACTTCTATAAGTGTATCATTAACTTGTGTCCTTGGGACACATATTAGCATTAGCCATAATAATATCCACAATACTGAATTCTTTGACCAAGGCAATAAATGAAATAAGCGAGTTAAAGAGTCAAAGAGAGAGTTAGAACAAGTATGAAATGTTCTTTTAATGACGAAGAGTCAAAGAGAGAGATTTAAGGGATATCAGTTACTAGCATACTAGTATCAGTTACAAGCATACAAGTGTAATTACCAACCCTTCATCTTCTGCAAAATGAAATTCCACACTATCTAAACAATATTTTGAACAAGAGTAACACCTCTCTTAAACGTGTTTAAAGTGCCAAACACACGCATGATACTTATAAATTTGAATTGGATTAGTCAATAAACATTCAGTGTCCCAAATACAAGGCATAAAATAATCAAATCAACAAACAAATTAGGGACTAAAACACTCTTTAGAACCCTACTCCTACAAACATGACAACAAATAACACATATCAAACATCATTCTTGGTTAAACCATCCCAAAAtacaaacacacaaacacaagtTTTCAACAACATATAGAACAACGAATAATCCCATTCTCATTACAATAACCACACTTAACACTTTTCTTCATCTTCTCATCCAAAACCTTACAACTTCCATTACATTCCTTACACATCACAAACCTCATTCCTCCACACCCTTCACAAACTCCTAATGCCGTCGGAATCCCTTCCAAAAGAACACCCAATTTCTCTTCATCTTCCAACTTCACAACCTCATCAACTCCTCCAATAAATCTTCCCTTCACAAACACTACCGGAACTTGTACTTGTTTCATTCCGATTAGCTTCTTCAATTCCTCCTTAAACCCGGAATCCATAGACACGTCGCGCTCGCGCAAACACACGCAGTAAGATTCAATGATCGATCGAACTTTATTACAATCCTCAAAAGTTTTTCTGATTCCTCTTAACGTGGTTGTGTAAATCACAACAGAATTTTCTCCTCCCGGAGGACACTTGTTTTCATACAAATTCAAAACGGTAATTGAGTCAAGAGATTTTCTGGCTCTTCGTGTTTTTGGAGTAGCAAAAACAATTCTCTTGATTTGTTCTTCCTCTTCCGAATGTTCCTTTTCATAGGATTCAAGAAGTTCCGGTTCAAACAAAGGACTAGAAACCGAAACCGAACCGGTACTCTTTCTCTCATTCCCAAAACTGTTTCTTTTAGCAGAAAACGGAGAACCTTTAACAGAATTTGTGGCAGATTTTAAAATCCCCTTAGGACTATAACTATAATCCAAACGACGAACACCGCCTCTAACCATATTAGTAACTTGAACCTTATTCTCCTTCCCCGAGGATTTCTTGAGTGTGGTTTTCGGTGACCCGAATTGATTAAGAAACTTCAAAGGACTTCTGTTATCAGAAGCCAAAAAGCCACGAAGAAAAGGTGCGGACTTTGGGCTTTTCTTGGGGATATTCGAAATGGGTACTCCTTCTTCAAGACCCTCCATGAGTTCCCAAGCATTGATGTTGATGACAGTTTCGGTTTCTTTGTCTCTCTGGGTTGGTGATGGTGATGGGTTTGGTTTCGACACTGATTCTGGTTCTGTTTGGGAAACTTGTGAAACATTGGAATCTGAAGAGTCATTGctgttgttgacgatgttgtttTTCTTGTCTAGACTGAGTGCTCCATAGGTTGAGGAAGTGAGAGAAACGACATGGTTAAGGTAATCATTTTCTTCGGTGATGTCTTTTTTGATGAGTTTAGAGGAAACGCAACCCATGAATGATGGTGATGGGTTTGAGGAAGAACAAACCTCTGTTACTTTCTCTCTCTCTAACTCTGTGATTTTTGTTTGGTAGTTTTATCAAGGTTGTGT encodes:
- the LOC127125643 gene encoding uncharacterized protein At3g28850, with the translated sequence MGCVSSKLIKKDITEENDYLNHVVSLTSSTYGALSLDKKNNIVNNSNDSSDSNVSQVSQTEPESVSKPNPSPSPTQRDKETETVININAWELMEGLEEGVPISNIPKKSPKSAPFLRGFLASDNRSPLKFLNQFGSPKTTLKKSSGKENKVQVTNMVRGGVRRLDYSYSPKGILKSATNSVKGSPFSAKRNSFGNERKSTGSVSVSSPLFEPELLESYEKEHSEEEEQIKRIVFATPKTRRARKSLDSITVLNLYENKCPPGGENSVVIYTTTLRGIRKTFEDCNKVRSIIESYCVCLRERDVSMDSGFKEELKKLIGMKQVQVPVVFVKGRFIGGVDEVVKLEDEEKLGVLLEGIPTALGVCEGCGGMRFVMCKECNGSCKVLDEKMKKSVKCGYCNENGIIRCSICC